In the genome of Candidatus Pristimantibacillus lignocellulolyticus, the window GAGAGCTGCTTTACAAACTGCATATACCGAAGATGAAGAAAAATCGGTATACGTAAGAAGCAACGATAAAATACTTCAAGGAATTCGACTTAAGCGTGCGCTCCAAGCTCTTGAGGATGCGGGTTACACGGAAGAAGATCTATTGAAAGATATTGAAGAACATCAGTTGGACCAGTCAATTTCTGAACCAAGAGTCTTTCAGGCTGCGATAGAATATACGTTGGACGCTAATAGTCTAGTTGCAAAAGTTCCAAGCTCAAGCATTGAGTACCCTGAGGACTATCCTATTAGCCAGCTTTCCATAATGAACTATTTTGGAGCAGGAGGAGTAGAAGAAAAAGGCTCTTTATTTGTCCCGGATGGTTCTGGAGCACTCATTCACTTTAACAATGGAAAAACTCAGTATTCAGCATACCAACAGCAAGTTTATGGAACCGATATGACGCTGGAATCTTACGTATCGGCTGTGAATGAAGAATCGGTTAGACTGCCAGTGTTCGGCATTATTCGTGAAGGCAGTGCATTTTTAGGTATTATTGAAGATGGCGCCGCGGCTGCATCTATTCAAGCTGATATTAGCGGGAAATTAAATAGCTACAACTATGTATATCCCATCTTCACTGTGCTTAATAATGGTGAAGTCACCTTGAATGCGGATGGAAAACAGCGTTCACTACCAAGATTTCAAGAAAATAAGATGAAGTCTGACTTTTCAATTCGTTATACTTTTTTAGGCGGAGAAGAGGCGTCCTATGAGGGGATGGCACATTACTACCAAAAGTATTTGTTGGAAACGAACGGACTTCCTCAGCTTGCAACAGTTAACAAGTCAGAGGATTTACCTTTTTACTTGCAAGTGATCGGAAGCATAAATAAAGAAAAGCAATTTGCTGGGATACCTTATGAATCACTAGAACCGCTTACGACATTTGAACAAACAAAAGGTATTATTACTCAGATGAAACAGCGTGATATTAACCATATCAAACTTCAGTACTCTGGTTGGTTCAATGATGGAATGAATCACAGTATTCCGAATAAAGTTTCTATCGATAAAGTAGTAGGCGGTAAAAAAGATTTCATTGATTTCGCAGCGTTCGCCCAAGAACAAGAGATATCTTTATATCCTGATGTTGCCTTACTGACAGCATACACAGATGATAGATTTAGTACATCAAAGGATGCAGCAAGATCGATAAGAGGGGTTCCCTCTAAAACATATACCTATGATATGGGACTAGATGGTCGCGATAGGTCAACTACTCCTTCTTATGTAATTTCGCCTCGACTTGTCAATAAATATGTCGATGGCATGTTAAACGATCTGCAAAAGCTTCCAATTCAAAGCATATCATTACGGGACTTGGCTGATCAATTGAACAGTGATTATCGTAAAAACAAGCAAATTGATCGGACAGAATCTGAGGTAATATCTATTAATGCGTTGAATCAGATCGGTGAGGCGAATTTAAGTATGATGGCTAATGGTGGAAATTCTTATGCTCTTCCTTTTGTGAGCGACATAACGAATGCTCCAATGTCAAGTAGCAAATTTAAGATTACAGATGAGGAAATTCCTTTTTATCAAATGGTAGTTCGGGGATCCATTAATTATACGGGAGCACCGTATAATCTTTCTACATTTACGAGTGTGGAGCAATATATATTGAAATGTTTGGAATATGGATCAGGTGTCTACTTTGAGTGGATTTATGAACCGAATCATACGGTGAAGGATACCGATTATAACAATCTGTATGCAGTCAATTACGAGTTATGGATGGACCAGGCATCGGAAATTTATAGTAACGTGAACGAGGTTCTACAGAATGTTCAGAATGAGCGAATCATCGCTCATGAAAAGTTGAGCGAGGGCGTCTACAAAACCGTTTACGAGAGCATGTACGTAATTGTGAATTATAATGATTCACAAGTGACAATCGACGGCAGAACTATTGATGCCGAGAGCTATATTACAGGTGGTGAACAATCTTGAAGAAGCTCGGCATGAAACAAAGGACTTATCTACAACAAAAGGCTTTATGGGGGATAATATTTGCTTTTCCATGGATCATTGGCTTCATTTTTTTCTTTCTAGTTCCAATGGTAGATTCCTTGCGGTACAGCTTTAGTTCGGTTGTATCCAGTTCAGAAGGGTTAAACATCAATTTTATAGGTTTTGATAACTTTATTAATGCATTGACTGTAAATGCGAGTTTTAACCGTTCATTAGTCGAAGCTATTGTGAATATGCTCGTTAACGTACCTTTAATCGTCATATTCAGTCTTTTTGTAGCAGTACTACTGAATCAGAAGTTTTTAGGAAGAGCTTTTGCAAGATCAATTTTTTTCTTACCTGTAATTTTGGCTTCAGGAATCATCCTCTCTCTAGAAAGTTCAAGTTTGATTCAAGCTGTTAATGATGAGAACATCGGATCTGGTTTTGCTAGTGCGATGGGTGTTTTTGAACTAGAAAGGATTATGCTTAGAGCAGGAGTAAGTGAAGTTATCGTTGAATATTTAACCGGGGCAGTTGATCGTATTTATCAGATTGTTAGTCAATCTGGGGTACAAATACTAATATTCCTTGCAGCGATCCAGACGATTCCTCCTCAGCTGTATGAGGCATCTACAATGGAGGGCGCTACTGGATATGAATCCTTTTGGAAAATCACTTTTCCTATGGTGAGTCCACTAATTTTTGTGAATATGATCTATACAATTATTGACTCTTTCTCCGTAAATGCACTGACAGATTTGATAAGGCAAACGGGCTTTACCTCATTCAACTTTGGGCTCAGCTCGGCGATGGCATGGATATATTTCCTTGCGATTGCAATTATTTTAGCGACCAGTTCATATATAGTATCCAAAAGGGTATTTTATTATGACTAGGAGGAGGATGAATGAGTTGAAGATTGTAGGTAAATTATTGTCACTAGAACATTGGAAGCGTTGGATCTGGTCAATCGTGAGACTGACGCTTATTGTAGGTCTATCATTCGTTATCTTGTTCCCCATCATTCAGAAAATTTCTACAGCGCTCAAAGATAAATCTGATCTCTATTCACCCGTCGTGGTATGGATTCCAGAGACATATACGCTGGACAATTTTAGACTGGCGATGTCTATTATGAATTATGGGAAAACATTGGTTAACACATTTGCGCTTTCAGGATTAACGACTATTCTAGCTGCGGCGTCCTGTGCACTAGCAGGTTATGCTTTTGCCCGGCTTAAATTTAGAGGAAGCAATTTACTATTTGGAGGTGTCATACTTACAATTCTAGTACCACCTTCAACGATTTTAATTCCCCTATATCTCAATATGAACGACTTTACGTTATTGGGGCTCATTCCTTTATTTACCGGAGGAAAATCTATTAATCTATTAAATACGTATTGGCCTTTTATTTTAACGTCAATTACGGCAAACTCTCTTAAAGCTGGACTATATATATTCATCTTTAGGCAATTTTTTAGGGGAATACCAAAAGAGGTTGAAGAAGCCGCATATATGGATGGTGCAGGTGTCCCTTCAACATTCACTCGCATTATGCTACCTAATGCAATACCTTCTGTTGTTACGGTTGCGCTCTTCTCATTCGTATGGCAATGGAATGATAGCTTCTTTACAACGACCTATTTAACAAGCGGAAAGGTCATGTCTACTCAACTTTCCTCATTACCGTATAATGTTTCCGCTACTCTCCAAGGTGGAGTAGGGGCGACTGTAGATCCGTTTTATTTGAGTATGATTCAAGACACAGGTATATTACTAGCTATTTTACCATTAATAATCATTTACTTATTTGTTCAACGCTATTTTGTAGAAAGTATTGAACGTACAGGAATCGTTGGATAAATAGTAGATAGGTAGAGCGCCATATGTTGAACGTTTAGATTGACAAGTTCACATATGGCGTTACTAATATCCTGCAAAGGTGGATGAAATAGTGAATTCCATATTTAATAAAAAAATATTAGCTATTACCGGCATTGTTATCGTTCTAGTGGTTACATTTTTTATTATTAACTCCTCGAGGAATAATCAAGAGAATATAAAAATTGCTAGTAACGAGGCTGAAAACATTGAAGTTAAACCCGCAAATGAAGTAATAGAGCCAACGGATGATTTAGAACCTAGTCCTACTTTAGAAGTCATAGTGAAAGAAGAAGTAGAGCCATCCGTAGAAGAAGATATTCCATCATTGTACGAAGTATATTCGGATTATTTTCCTATTGGGGCAGCAATAGAGCCTTTCCAAACAAATGGACTAAAGGCAGATTTACTTAAGAAGCATGTCAATTGGATTGTAGCTGAAAATGCGATGAAGCCTGTTTCGCTTCAACCTACAGAAGGAAACTTTAATTGGACGCAAGCAGATCAACTTGTTGAATTTGCAAAGGCGAATAGTATGGAAGTTCGATTCCATACATTAGTATGGCATACTCAAGTAGGAGATTGGTTCTTTAAAGATTTGGAAGGCAAGCCGATGGTTGACGAGACAGACATAGATAAGAGAGAGGCAAACAAACAGCTCTTACTTGAACGTCTAGCTACTCACGTTCGAACGATCGTTAATCGTTACAAAGACGATGTAAAATCATGGGATGTTGTCAATGAAGTTATTGAGCCAGGCGATCCGGATGGTATGAGAGCAAGTGAATGGTATAACATAACAGGGACTGATTACATTGAAACCGCATTTCGTGTTGCACGCGAAGCGGGAGGTCCTGATATTAAGCTCTACATTAACGACTATGGTACAGATGATGTAGTAAAACGAGACCGTTTATACGATTTAGTTAAAGAAATGCTGGAGAAAGATGTACCAATCGATGGCGTTGGACATCAAACTCATATCAGTATAAATTGGCCTCCGGTTGGCTCGATTATTGAGTCTATGGAGAAGTTTGCAGGACTAGGTCTTGATAATCTAGTAACAGAGCTAGATATGAGCTTATATGTATGGGATGATCGCAGTGATTTTGGTGAAGAAATACCCGATCATATTGTTGAAAAACAGGCTGACCGCTACGCTGAATTGTTTGAAGCATTCAAAGAACATAAGGATATTATTGGTGGAGTTGTATTTTGGGGGATTGCAGATGATCATACTTGGCTAAGTACATTCCCAATTACTCGTACAGAAGCACCTTTTCTATTTGATAAACAGCTACATGCAAAACAAGCTTTTTGGGCTGTTGTCGATCCATTGACTAGACAAAAGCTATACAAACAATAGATAAATAGAACATGCACTAATAGAAAAGTAAGGAGGTTATTGACTGATGAAAACAATAAAAAATGAAGGTTTACCAAAGCTATATGAAAAGTTTGAAGAGCATTTTTTAATAGGGGCAGCAGTTAATAAATTTACGGTTAATTATCAAGAGGACTTACTCAAACAACATTTCAATAGCATCACAGCCGAAAATGAAATGAAATTTGAAAGTTTGCAGCCTATTGAAGGACAATTTCAATTTGAAGTTGCAGATCAATTACTAGATTTTGCAAAGGCAAATAAAATGGGCGTAAGAGGACATACACTCGTATGGCATAATCAAACCCCAAATTGGATGTTCGAACAACGTTCAGGTGGAGTTGTTGATCGTGTAACATTATTAGAACGAATGAAAGCTCATATTGACACTGTTGTTACTCATTATAAAGGTGATTTTTATGCATGGGACGTTGTTAATGAGGCTGTATCTGATAGTGGTAATGCTATTTTGCGTTCATCGAAATGGCTTGACATTGCAGGGGAAGAATTTATTGCAAAAGCATTTGAATATGCTCATGCTGCTGATCCTAATGCGCTACTATTCTACAATGATTACAATGAGTGTGATGTTGTTAAAAGAGAAAAAATCTATCGTCTCGTGAAATCATTAAAGGAAAAAGATGTACCAATTCATGGTATTGGCATGCAATCACACTGGAATCTAGAGCACCCTTCTCTAGATGATATACGACGTACTATTGAACAATATGCTAGCTTAGGAGTAACACTACATATAACTGAAATGGATTTGTCGATGTTTCAATTCGATGATCGTAGAACTGACTGTATAACTCCATCAGAAGAGATGTTGGAAAAACAAGCGGAGAGGTATGGTCAAGTATTTAAGCTTTTTAAGGAATACAGTGAACATATTTCGTCAGTGACATTTTGGGGTGCAGCTGATGATTATACTTGGCTAGATCATTTTCCAGTACGTAATCGTAAAAATTGGCCATTTCTATTCGATACGGAGCATAAGCCAAAGCAATCATTTTGGAATGTTATTAATAGCGCTAAATCTTAAATATCAATTTCAGGCAGGGGTGATCGTGAGATGAATAATGCGATAATTACTAATCCAATTATATGGGTAGATGTACCGGATCCAGATATTATTCGAGTCGGTCATCATTATTATATGGTTAGTACAAGTATGCATGTAATGCCTGGTTGTCCTATTATGAAGTCACAAGATTTGTTGAATTGGGAAATTGTTAATTATGTCTATGATAGCTTTGAGAATAATGACGCTCATAATATGGTGGATGGGAAAAACATTTATGGTCAAGGTTCATGGGCAGCAAGTTTACGTCAACATAATGGACTGTTTTATGTATGTTTTTCGAGTAATGACATGCATCAGTTTTATATGTACACAACCGATGATATTGAAAATGGTAATTGGCAACGCTCAGTAATCAATGGTTTATTGCATGATCCGAGCTTATTATTTGATGAGGATAGAGTATTTGTTATATATGGAAATGGTAGTATTTATATTACCGAGTTAACAGAAGGCGCAACCGCATTGAAAGAAGGCGGAATTGTTCAGCTGCTATTAGAAACTGAAAGTGAAGGTATTGGCCTACGATGTGAAGGATGTCATGCTTATCGAATAGATGGAATGTACTATCTATTCTTTATTGAATGGCCGAAAGTAGGTAATATGCGTCGTAGACAAGTATGTTATCGTTCCTCAGAACTTCTTGGACCTTATGAACGGAAGATCATTTTGGATGATGATATGGGCTATCATAATAAGGGAGTTGCGCAAGGTGGAATTATTGAAACAGTAGATCATAAGTGGTATACGCTATTATTTCAAGATCATGATGCCGTTGGAAGAATACCAATCGTACAGCCTATAACATGGGTTGATGGCTGGCCGATCGTCGGTATAGATGGTAAAGCTTCGGAAAAGTTTGCAACAGATTTTCCTTATACACCATGTAAACCAATTGTAATTAGTGATGAGTTCGATTACAAAGAGAATCAATTGTCACTGAATTGGCAATGGAATCATAATCCGAACGACCAGTTGTGGTCGGTGACCGAGCGAGCCAGTCATCTACGCTTAACAACTGGCAATGTTGTAGATAGTGTGCTTAAAGCGCGTAATACGTTAACACAGCGTACGGAAGGTCCAGCGTGTGTAGCAACGATTGTAATGGATATATCTAATATGAAACATGGTGATCATGCTGGATTGATTGCCCTTCAAAATCAATTTGGTACTGTTGGTGTTAAAGTAGACAGCAATGGTGATAGGTTTGTCGTGATGACCGTGAACGATAGTCAGGGGATGGAGGCAGTAGTTGAATCCGTATCCTATAACCTCAGTACTATCTATTTCAAAGTTGAATTTAATTTTGAAAATAGCATTGATATCGCAAAATTTTATTACGCTTCAGTAGATGGACAGTGGCTAGAAATTGGACATCCTTTAGAGATGAAATATACGTTAGATCATTTTATGGGTTATCGAATTGGTATATTCAATTATGCAAGTGAAAAATCTAGCGGCTATGTTGATATTGATTATTTCCACTTTATGAAGTTAATAAATGGAACATATGAACGTATAATATAGTAACAAAAAAAACACCAATTTGGTGTTTTTTTTGTTATGGTAATTAATTTGCTTGTGAATATTCATATTTTTTGCGATATTCATTAGAGCTTAACCCAGTATATTCTTTGAACTTTTTATAAAACCAGTCAATCTCGATATAGCCTACCTCATTAGCAATTTCATATATTTTCATATCCGTTTTTTTGAGTAATACTTTGGCTCTTTCCATTCTTTGTTGTAGTAAATATTCATTGAAAGACATGTTTTCATGCAGTCTAAATTTTTGTCCTAAATAAGCACAGTTAAAATGCAGTAAGCTAGATATCTGTTTTAATGTAATGTTTCGATGCAGATCATTCTGCACATATTTTTTAACGGTCTCTATTATGGAATTTGACAGTGCATTTTTTTTGAATGAATCTAAAGAGGTTGGTACATAATCCGGTTCGTATGTAAAATCAATAGTAAGCGCTTTCTTAATAGCTAACAAGCTAGATTCTAAGGCGAACTCTCGAAATGGGTCAGTTAAATAGTCATTAATCTGATATGTTAATGCTTTTCTCGCAAGTTGAAAATCATCTCTCCCACCAATAAGAATAATTGGTATTCGACTTATATTACGAATTTTTTTGCAAAGTAATATTCCAGTTGTGTTGTAACCTTTAATATTAATGACAATAAGTGAGAAGTGATGTGCCTCTATTAATTGAGGCACATCATGAAATTGATTTGTATGATTAGTAACTTTGAAATCAATGTCAAATCTCTCAATTAGTTTTGTTGTTTGATGGAGTGTAAAATCATTAGGATCAACAAGCAGCACTTTAAACATGGAAATTTCCCCCTTAGCAGTAAAAGCTATGTTGAATAATATTTGTATACGCTTTAATTATGGGAAATAACTGAGTTGCAAACAATGTGCAATTCTTTGCTCTTGTTACATTCTTTTACTAGTTGTTAAAAATTAATTTTTGATAAGGACAACTCGGACAACTCTTAAGCAAATCATTTTGTAATCGCTACGCACAGTACGTCACCAATATTAACTATAAAAATGAGCCAACTAATTGACTCATTTAGAACGAGTGCAGATATGAAGATATTCACCCAAGAGAGCGGCATGCAATAAATCAGAAGTCCATAATAGTCATCTTACATGATTAGAGAGTATAATAGATTAAAGTTGTAAATAACTACAACTCAGATTTATTTTGATACCTTGAGAGGAAACGCCAATTATGTCTTATATTCAACAGCTTGAACCCTCATCTATTTCGTTAATCGTACCGTTTAAACAATTAAAATCAATCGCAGAAGAACTTATTGAACAAGCGATTGGAGTTCAAGTGTCAGTGAATATTGAAGCTGAAGAGCTGAATGATGGAGAATTACGCATTTTAGCTAACTTTGATGATAGTCAGTTATCTGATGAGGAAGTTCGTTCGCTTTCTAAGGCAGGCTTTGCGACTAGTGAACCATATCGTAATGCAGATACGGCTTTAGATGCTATCTTCATAGGTCGATATGATATTCAACCTACTTTAGGTGATGAAGAAGATGGCGATTATTATTTCATTGTGGAGATAGAGTACAATGATTATCAAAGATCATTGAAACGCTAGAGAATGGAAGTTCAACAAGCAGACTTTGATAACGATGATTAGCTTAGTAGGTTATTCGACATCGAATCTGAAGCGAACTTGGGAAGTGAGTTACGAGGACACAGCAGTTTGTGTCCTTTTTGCTATGATAAGGAAGCACATTTTAAATGAGGAAAATTACTAAAGATTGTTAATCATTTCGCGTATGTATAGTTTATGATATACTTAATAGCGTTGTTATAGAAATAGGCTGTACCGAGATCTAAAAACATAAAATAATAATAGTTAATATAAGGCAGTGATAGCTTAGAATTAGCGTTTTTCTAAGCCGTTACTGCTTTTTTATGGAAATATATATTGAAATAATTTAGCTTAGTAAGTAACATGACAAATTTATAGAATTGCATAGAAAAGGACGTAGATCATTCATGAGTATTTTGACAGTTGAAGAAATGAGCCATTCATTTGGCGATAGAGTAATATTTGATAAAGTTTCTTTCCGAATTTTAAAGGGAGAACATATCGCACTGGTAGGAGCAAACGGTGAGGGTAAATCTACTTTAATGAAAATTATTACTAATCAGTTATTACCTGATAACGGAAAAGTAACTTGGGGTAGCAAAATTAGTGTTGGTTATATGGATCAGTACGCTGACCTTAACAAAAGCAAAACTGTAGAAGATATATTGAAAGAAGCATTCTCGACTTTGTTTGATGCGGAGCAAGAAATTAACGATTTGTACGGGCAACTTGGAGAATTAAGCGAAGCAGAAATGGATATTGCACTTGCACGAATTGGTGATATGCAAGAAATGCTTGATACGAATGACTTTTATAATATTAATTCCAAAATTCAGACGACAGCTCTGGGACTTGGCATTCTAGAATTATT includes:
- a CDS encoding DUF5696 domain-containing protein — protein: MIQTRNILMIVLVISAIIIAGCSNSTDELPLDSAALTEEFIQGESLKASFTDSRLEGMKGIAENNNLQLLVMEQTGEIAVIDKNSNEIWYSNPPESDSDTIAMGVNKQLLSSQMKLDYYNMSGQINSINSKTDSADYKQIKYEPISNGVRVSYRFGKYEKTLDNLPMLMSKSRFEQLASKLDEKGRAALQTAYTEDEEKSVYVRSNDKILQGIRLKRALQALEDAGYTEEDLLKDIEEHQLDQSISEPRVFQAAIEYTLDANSLVAKVPSSSIEYPEDYPISQLSIMNYFGAGGVEEKGSLFVPDGSGALIHFNNGKTQYSAYQQQVYGTDMTLESYVSAVNEESVRLPVFGIIREGSAFLGIIEDGAAAASIQADISGKLNSYNYVYPIFTVLNNGEVTLNADGKQRSLPRFQENKMKSDFSIRYTFLGGEEASYEGMAHYYQKYLLETNGLPQLATVNKSEDLPFYLQVIGSINKEKQFAGIPYESLEPLTTFEQTKGIITQMKQRDINHIKLQYSGWFNDGMNHSIPNKVSIDKVVGGKKDFIDFAAFAQEQEISLYPDVALLTAYTDDRFSTSKDAARSIRGVPSKTYTYDMGLDGRDRSTTPSYVISPRLVNKYVDGMLNDLQKLPIQSISLRDLADQLNSDYRKNKQIDRTESEVISINALNQIGEANLSMMANGGNSYALPFVSDITNAPMSSSKFKITDEEIPFYQMVVRGSINYTGAPYNLSTFTSVEQYILKCLEYGSGVYFEWIYEPNHTVKDTDYNNLYAVNYELWMDQASEIYSNVNEVLQNVQNERIIAHEKLSEGVYKTVYESMYVIVNYNDSQVTIDGRTIDAESYITGGEQS
- a CDS encoding sugar ABC transporter permease, with protein sequence MKQRTYLQQKALWGIIFAFPWIIGFIFFFLVPMVDSLRYSFSSVVSSSEGLNINFIGFDNFINALTVNASFNRSLVEAIVNMLVNVPLIVIFSLFVAVLLNQKFLGRAFARSIFFLPVILASGIILSLESSSLIQAVNDENIGSGFASAMGVFELERIMLRAGVSEVIVEYLTGAVDRIYQIVSQSGVQILIFLAAIQTIPPQLYEASTMEGATGYESFWKITFPMVSPLIFVNMIYTIIDSFSVNALTDLIRQTGFTSFNFGLSSAMAWIYFLAIAIILATSSYIVSKRVFYYD
- a CDS encoding carbohydrate ABC transporter permease, with the translated sequence MVGKLLSLEHWKRWIWSIVRLTLIVGLSFVILFPIIQKISTALKDKSDLYSPVVVWIPETYTLDNFRLAMSIMNYGKTLVNTFALSGLTTILAAASCALAGYAFARLKFRGSNLLFGGVILTILVPPSTILIPLYLNMNDFTLLGLIPLFTGGKSINLLNTYWPFILTSITANSLKAGLYIFIFRQFFRGIPKEVEEAAYMDGAGVPSTFTRIMLPNAIPSVVTVALFSFVWQWNDSFFTTTYLTSGKVMSTQLSSLPYNVSATLQGGVGATVDPFYLSMIQDTGILLAILPLIIIYLFVQRYFVESIERTGIVG
- a CDS encoding endo-1,4-beta-xylanase produces the protein MNSIFNKKILAITGIVIVLVVTFFIINSSRNNQENIKIASNEAENIEVKPANEVIEPTDDLEPSPTLEVIVKEEVEPSVEEDIPSLYEVYSDYFPIGAAIEPFQTNGLKADLLKKHVNWIVAENAMKPVSLQPTEGNFNWTQADQLVEFAKANSMEVRFHTLVWHTQVGDWFFKDLEGKPMVDETDIDKREANKQLLLERLATHVRTIVNRYKDDVKSWDVVNEVIEPGDPDGMRASEWYNITGTDYIETAFRVAREAGGPDIKLYINDYGTDDVVKRDRLYDLVKEMLEKDVPIDGVGHQTHISINWPPVGSIIESMEKFAGLGLDNLVTELDMSLYVWDDRSDFGEEIPDHIVEKQADRYAELFEAFKEHKDIIGGVVFWGIADDHTWLSTFPITRTEAPFLFDKQLHAKQAFWAVVDPLTRQKLYKQ
- a CDS encoding endo-1,4-beta-xylanase, with the translated sequence MKTIKNEGLPKLYEKFEEHFLIGAAVNKFTVNYQEDLLKQHFNSITAENEMKFESLQPIEGQFQFEVADQLLDFAKANKMGVRGHTLVWHNQTPNWMFEQRSGGVVDRVTLLERMKAHIDTVVTHYKGDFYAWDVVNEAVSDSGNAILRSSKWLDIAGEEFIAKAFEYAHAADPNALLFYNDYNECDVVKREKIYRLVKSLKEKDVPIHGIGMQSHWNLEHPSLDDIRRTIEQYASLGVTLHITEMDLSMFQFDDRRTDCITPSEEMLEKQAERYGQVFKLFKEYSEHISSVTFWGAADDYTWLDHFPVRNRKNWPFLFDTEHKPKQSFWNVINSAKS
- a CDS encoding glycoside hydrolase 43 family protein, whose translation is MNNAIITNPIIWVDVPDPDIIRVGHHYYMVSTSMHVMPGCPIMKSQDLLNWEIVNYVYDSFENNDAHNMVDGKNIYGQGSWAASLRQHNGLFYVCFSSNDMHQFYMYTTDDIENGNWQRSVINGLLHDPSLLFDEDRVFVIYGNGSIYITELTEGATALKEGGIVQLLLETESEGIGLRCEGCHAYRIDGMYYLFFIEWPKVGNMRRRQVCYRSSELLGPYERKIILDDDMGYHNKGVAQGGIIETVDHKWYTLLFQDHDAVGRIPIVQPITWVDGWPIVGIDGKASEKFATDFPYTPCKPIVISDEFDYKENQLSLNWQWNHNPNDQLWSVTERASHLRLTTGNVVDSVLKARNTLTQRTEGPACVATIVMDISNMKHGDHAGLIALQNQFGTVGVKVDSNGDRFVVMTVNDSQGMEAVVESVSYNLSTIYFKVEFNFENSIDIAKFYYASVDGQWLEIGHPLEMKYTLDHFMGYRIGIFNYASEKSSGYVDIDYFHFMKLINGTYERII
- a CDS encoding helix-turn-helix domain-containing protein; amino-acid sequence: MFKVLLVDPNDFTLHQTTKLIERFDIDFKVTNHTNQFHDVPQLIEAHHFSLIVINIKGYNTTGILLCKKIRNISRIPIILIGGRDDFQLARKALTYQINDYLTDPFREFALESSLLAIKKALTIDFTYEPDYVPTSLDSFKKNALSNSIIETVKKYVQNDLHRNITLKQISSLLHFNCAYLGQKFRLHENMSFNEYLLQQRMERAKVLLKKTDMKIYEIANEVGYIEIDWFYKKFKEYTGLSSNEYRKKYEYSQAN